The Halovivax ruber XH-70 genome includes the window GCCAACAGGTCATCAACGAGTGCGCTCCCGACGGGATCGGACGTCCATTTACACTCCGCAAGCAGGATTCGGTCGTCGTTGGGTGCGAGCCCGACGATGTCGATTTCATCTTCTCCGTACCACCAGCGACCGACTTCGGAATATGGCTCGACGGCTCCGCGTCGAATCCCTTCCCACACGACTTCCTGACAGATCTCTTCGAACGTGGTCGCGACGTGCGTCGGCAGATCGGGGGCGATCGTCCCGTCGTATACGATATCAGGTGCTTCTTCGATACTGGAACGATTCGGCTCGACGTACCGGAACCAGAACCGAAGGAACTCGTCCGCGATGCGGTATCGTGACCGCTTCGACTTCTTGCTCGATGCGGTCACAGGTACGTCGCGATCGATGAGTCGGAGTCGGCGAAGCGTCTGGAGGTATTTCGAGAGCGGGCCCGAATCGATACCGGTCGCCCCAGAGATCTCGTTTGGCGTCGTATGGCCCAGCGCGACGGATTCGAGAATACTCATATATCGGGCGGGATTTCTGAGCTCGGTCCGAAGTAAGAACTCCGGTTCGTTGTACAACACCGCCGACGGTGACAGTATCTGGGACTTTACGTTCTCCGCGAGTGTCGTCTCGTAATCGAACATCGTGAGATACATCGGCGTCCCACCGGTGATCGCGTAGGACCGGATTGCGTCGGCCGTATCGTACGAGATTACCGTTTGTGCCTGTCGGAACGAAAACGGTTGCACGTCGAGTTGTGCTGTACGACGACCGTACAATGGGCTTTCGTGGCCGAGTACCTCGGATTCCATCGTACTTACGCTCGACCCGCAAAGAACCAGCATCGACTCGCTCTCTCGGAGTTGTTCGTCGACGAATCCCTGTACGTAGGAGGGGACAGAGTCGTTTTCGTCGACGAGGTACGGAAACTCGTCGATAACGACAACCACTTCCTCAGTCTGGAGTTTCTCCCCGAGGTAGTCGAACGCCTCGTCCCATCCGTCGGTTCGCGGGACGCGCTCGTCGAAATGCGCTGCGACCTGATCGACGAGTTTCTCTCGCTGGCGCGTTTCGGCCTCCTGCGCCGCGAGGAAGTAGATGTGCGGCCGATCACTGCAGAACTCTTTCAGCAGTTCCGTTTTCCCCACTCGTCGACGGCCGTAGACGACGAATACATCGGATCCGGGCGACTCGAACGCGGATCGGAGCGCACCGAGCTCTGCCTCCCGGTCGTAAAAGGTCATACTCTGGGTAATCATTATCGAGATAATGGCTTATGTGTTTCGGGACGATCAGGAATATGCGTCACCGACCTTGAACGACGGCGTTCGTCTTCTCGACGAACAACGACTGAGAAAAACACACTCTCACCAAGCCGTCGCAGTTTCTGGGGCCTGTGGTCGCCTTGGTCACGTGCTATCGGTCAGTGTCGCGGATCGCGTCGACATCGTAGTGACCGTCGGGACCGCGTCCGTGTTGTCCACGGGCGTCCGCCGCGGACACCTCGAACGTGTAGGCGCCGGTGAGGCTGTCGCTGACGAAGACGAAGCCGCGATCGGCGGCGTGAGTCGCCTCCCAGGCGAACGGGGGTGAGTCGAGCCCGACCCGGTTGGGATCCGGGTCGAGCGAGTCGGCGCCCGCGACGGTGGCGAATCGTTCCGTCGGTGTCGGTTCGCGCGGCTCGGTGAGGTTGCAGACCCAGGCGCCCTGCCGGTAGCCGCCGTCGGTGAGCAGTGTCTCGTCGCCGATCGTGACGACGTCGTGGAAGTGCGTCGTCCACCAATACTGTTCGTCTTCGCCCATCTCCCTGGCGTCGGGTGCGTGCGTGAAGCCGATCGGCTCCGGCGCTTCGAGCGA containing:
- a CDS encoding ATP-binding protein, which produces MTFYDREAELGALRSAFESPGSDVFVVYGRRRVGKTELLKEFCSDRPHIYFLAAQEAETRQREKLVDQVAAHFDERVPRTDGWDEAFDYLGEKLQTEEVVVVIDEFPYLVDENDSVPSYVQGFVDEQLRESESMLVLCGSSVSTMESEVLGHESPLYGRRTAQLDVQPFSFRQAQTVISYDTADAIRSYAITGGTPMYLTMFDYETTLAENVKSQILSPSAVLYNEPEFLLRTELRNPARYMSILESVALGHTTPNEISGATGIDSGPLSKYLQTLRRLRLIDRDVPVTASSKKSKRSRYRIADEFLRFWFRYVEPNRSSIEEAPDIVYDGTIAPDLPTHVATTFEEICQEVVWEGIRRGAVEPYSEVGRWWYGEDEIDIVGLAPNDDRILLAECKWTSDPVGSALVDDLLAKAENVRWGPSDRDEHYALFSKSGFVDGLEDELDQNWSLFSLAEIDDLLSPATEDGV